One Gloeothece verrucosa PCC 7822 DNA window includes the following coding sequences:
- a CDS encoding esterase-like activity of phytase family protein has protein sequence MVIVTACSVSGRVMAEQRMFLDLSLEFLGQYQLPKQNYQETPVGGLSDLTYNNKINRFYVISDDRSLLAPARFYTFNLNISPTGIDKATIEGVTFLKNEQGQTYPKNSIDAEGIALSPRGTVFISSEGVISQGVAPFLEEYDLTNGQAKLNVPLPQRYLPNSSDGPPRGIQNNLGFEPLTISAPSVIADDPFRLFTATEAALIQDSPDHTTEENSHIRFLHYVINPFGKPLVVAEHIYPLDTPPDDALYYGLTALTALPKEGYFLSLERTLSLTGFGAKIFQVINTNANDTSSFETLHEITQINPLQKKLLLDLSELNIELDNLEGMSFGPHLPDGSPTLVLVSDNNFKDEQVTQFLLFKLVQSSR, from the coding sequence ATGGTAATAGTAACAGCTTGTAGTGTCTCTGGGCGAGTGATGGCAGAACAACGAATGTTTCTGGATCTGTCTTTAGAATTTTTAGGCCAATACCAGTTACCGAAACAAAATTATCAAGAAACTCCTGTAGGCGGCTTATCTGATCTGACTTACAATAACAAAATTAACCGTTTTTACGTTATCTCTGATGATCGTTCTCTGCTTGCACCGGCTCGATTTTATACTTTTAATCTGAACATTTCCCCAACGGGTATTGACAAGGCGACCATTGAAGGGGTGACATTTCTTAAAAACGAGCAAGGACAAACTTATCCGAAAAACAGTATTGATGCTGAAGGGATTGCTTTATCTCCCAGAGGAACCGTGTTTATTTCCAGTGAAGGCGTGATTTCACAAGGAGTTGCTCCTTTTCTTGAAGAGTATGATCTCACGAACGGACAAGCTAAGTTAAATGTTCCTCTACCTCAACGTTATCTCCCGAATTCATCGGATGGGCCTCCTCGTGGCATTCAAAATAATTTAGGATTTGAACCGTTAACGATTAGTGCCCCAAGTGTGATTGCCGATGATCCGTTTCGTTTATTTACGGCTACAGAAGCGGCTTTAATTCAAGACAGTCCCGATCATACAACTGAAGAAAATAGTCACATTCGTTTTTTGCATTATGTGATTAATCCTTTTGGAAAACCCTTGGTGGTAGCCGAACATATTTATCCTCTGGATACACCGCCTGATGATGCTTTGTATTATGGATTAACCGCCCTAACGGCATTGCCAAAAGAGGGATATTTTCTAAGTTTAGAGCGCACTTTAAGCTTAACAGGTTTTGGGGCGAAAATTTTTCAGGTTATTAATACTAATGCCAATGATACTTCGAGTTTTGAGACTCTACATGAAATCACACAAATTAATCCTTTGCAGAAAAAATTACTGTTAGATTTAAGTGAATTAAATATTGAGCTTGATAATTTAGAAGGCATGAGTTTTGGCCCTCATTTACCGGATGGAAGTCCCACTTTAGTATTAGTGAGTGATAACAATTTTAAAGATGAGCAAGTCACTCAGTTTTTATTGTTTAAATTGGTGCAATCATCCCGTTAG
- the mutL gene encoding DNA mismatch repair endonuclease MutL yields MNIKSLPPDVINLIAAGEVIDSLGAVVRELVENALDAGATRIVISLYPDLWWIQVADNGRGMSLEDLKRCSNAHSTSKIRSRDDLWNITSLGFRGEALHSIAQVAILEVASRFTIGHDAGWRVRYNAVGEAESLETAAIAPGTIVTVSNLFGNLPVRRKGLPPMTQQLKAIQTLIHHIALCHPHVTWCLEQNDRNWFNISPGKSALQILPQLLKRVHQNDLHLLIQTVETPALNDLQTNLPPMVEESKVELVIGLPDRCHRRRADWVKVAINGRMVRLPELEQSIFTAFARTLPRDRFPVCFVHVKTCPSHIDWNRHPAKTEIYLHSLAFWQEKIAQSIDEALKMNGDSLSDKASNHRVVKLLKASEEKSPYKVDPKPQTQTRHQDSIGLLDLQAVAQVRNTYIVAEHSNGLWLIEQHIAHERVLYEQLQDDWKIVFLDTPIVLNQLTSSQVEQLQRLGLEIEPFGEALWAVRSAPEMLSKRQDCSEALIELSWGGDLQTAQVATACRSAIRNGTTLSLAQMQSILDQWKRTRNPRTCPHGRPIFLSLEETSLARFFRRHWVIGKSHGI; encoded by the coding sequence GTGAACATAAAATCGTTACCCCCTGATGTTATTAACCTGATCGCGGCTGGTGAGGTGATAGACTCATTAGGCGCAGTAGTTCGGGAATTAGTAGAAAACGCGCTTGATGCCGGCGCAACCCGCATTGTTATTTCTCTGTATCCTGACTTATGGTGGATACAAGTCGCTGATAATGGGCGAGGGATGTCATTAGAGGATTTAAAACGTTGCTCTAATGCTCATAGTACCAGTAAAATTCGCTCTCGAGATGATTTATGGAATATTACCAGTTTAGGATTCCGGGGAGAAGCTTTACATAGTATCGCCCAAGTGGCCATTCTAGAAGTCGCTAGTCGTTTTACCATCGGCCATGATGCCGGCTGGCGTGTTCGTTATAATGCGGTGGGGGAAGCAGAAAGTTTGGAAACGGCGGCCATTGCTCCTGGTACTATTGTTACTGTTTCTAATCTATTTGGGAATTTGCCGGTACGCCGCAAGGGTTTACCCCCGATGACACAACAATTAAAAGCGATACAAACCCTCATTCATCACATCGCTTTGTGTCATCCTCATGTTACCTGGTGTCTGGAACAAAATGACCGCAATTGGTTTAATATTTCTCCCGGAAAATCTGCCCTACAAATATTACCCCAACTGCTGAAACGAGTTCACCAAAATGATTTACATTTACTGATTCAAACAGTGGAGACTCCGGCTTTAAACGATCTACAGACTAATTTACCTCCAATGGTAGAGGAATCTAAAGTCGAATTAGTCATCGGATTACCGGATCGATGTCATCGCCGGCGGGCAGATTGGGTTAAAGTGGCTATTAATGGGCGTATGGTGCGATTGCCTGAGTTAGAACAAAGTATTTTTACGGCTTTTGCTAGGACTTTACCTCGTGATCGTTTTCCGGTGTGTTTTGTTCATGTCAAAACTTGTCCCTCTCATATTGACTGGAATCGTCACCCGGCGAAAACGGAAATTTATTTACATTCTCTGGCTTTTTGGCAAGAAAAAATTGCCCAATCCATTGATGAAGCTTTAAAAATGAATGGGGATAGTCTATCAGATAAAGCGAGTAATCATCGAGTGGTGAAGTTACTCAAAGCTTCTGAAGAAAAAAGCCCTTATAAAGTTGATCCTAAACCCCAGACTCAAACTCGTCATCAAGATTCTATCGGGTTATTAGATTTACAAGCGGTTGCCCAAGTTCGCAATACTTATATTGTGGCTGAACATAGCAATGGGTTATGGTTAATTGAACAACATATTGCTCATGAACGGGTGTTATATGAACAGTTACAAGATGATTGGAAAATTGTCTTTTTAGATACTCCGATTGTTTTAAATCAGTTAACGAGTAGTCAGGTAGAACAGTTACAGCGTTTAGGATTAGAAATAGAGCCTTTTGGGGAGGCATTATGGGCCGTTCGCAGTGCCCCAGAAATGTTATCTAAGCGGCAGGATTGTAGTGAGGCTTTAATAGAATTAAGTTGGGGAGGAGATTTACAAACTGCCCAAGTGGCTACCGCTTGTCGGAGTGCCATTCGCAATGGGACAACCCTGAGTTTAGCGCAAATGCAGAGTATTTTAGATCAGTGGAAAAGAACCCGAAACCCTCGCACTTGTCCTCATGGGCGACCGATTTTTTTATCGTTAGAGGAAACCTCTTTAGCCCGATTTTTTCGCCGCCATTGGGTGATTGGGAAAAGTCATGGGATTTAA
- a CDS encoding ABC transporter ATP-binding protein encodes MSVEPLIELKGICKNFGEKMILNDIELNIYPGEALVIIGPSGAGKSTLLRIIAGLLAPDTGEIYIKGQNRQGLIEDKQDPIGISMVFQQSALFDSLTVAENVGFCLYQHSKLPERKIRQLVEEKLEMVGLPGISHQYPAELSGGMRKRVSFARAIMSNPDDSRYNPEVILYDEPTAGLDPIASTVIEDLVRRLQQAAQVCGTYVMVSHQESTIRRTADRVVFLYEGQIQWEGKVQDIDITDNLLVRQFFSASIDGPIRVIN; translated from the coding sequence ATGAGTGTAGAACCCTTGATAGAACTAAAAGGAATCTGTAAAAACTTTGGCGAGAAAATGATTCTCAATGATATTGAGTTAAATATTTATCCTGGAGAAGCTTTAGTGATTATAGGCCCATCTGGGGCGGGAAAATCGACACTATTGCGGATAATTGCTGGGTTATTAGCCCCCGATACCGGAGAAATTTATATAAAAGGACAAAATCGCCAAGGACTAATCGAAGATAAACAAGACCCCATCGGCATTAGTATGGTTTTCCAGCAATCGGCCCTGTTTGACTCTTTAACAGTCGCCGAGAATGTGGGTTTCTGTTTATATCAACATTCAAAATTACCAGAGCGCAAAATTCGGCAACTGGTAGAGGAAAAACTAGAAATGGTAGGATTACCCGGCATTAGCCATCAATATCCAGCCGAATTATCCGGAGGGATGCGTAAGCGAGTCAGTTTTGCTCGGGCCATTATGTCGAACCCAGATGATTCACGCTACAATCCCGAGGTGATCCTTTATGATGAACCCACTGCCGGCTTAGATCCCATTGCCTCCACTGTAATTGAGGATTTAGTACGTCGTTTACAACAGGCGGCTCAAGTTTGTGGCACTTATGTTATGGTATCTCACCAAGAGAGTACCATCCGCCGCACAGCCGATCGGGTTGTATTTCTCTATGAAGGTCAGATTCAATGGGAAGGTAAGGTACAAGATATTGATATCACTGATAATCTTCTAGTGCGGCAATTTTTCAGTGCCAGCATAGACGGTCCAATTCGTGTCATTAATTAG
- a CDS encoding MlaD family protein yields MLRSRSIREGAVGLFALLGLVIFGGITIWLRGGNWGQTSYRLIVYFDNVAGLQLGAPVQYRGVQVGRLTALKPKDNQVEAILEISSTDLRIPRNVTIQTNRYGLIGEPAIDITPNAQLSPQAQSMSPLGKQCNQQLILCDNTRIQGESGGQLIESLTRLAQTYSDPEFFQNLNKAAKNANLTLKDISRLTKEFSNLSKTAQLEIRKVSGNFATTSASVSRTADSASNFVNNANSVLLENRQALNQAINNANQLVSNANQLVVENRQRISTAIESINRMSDRLTLLAANLNKTAVKINTTLDSANTEKMVDDLETLLTNAAAVSKELREVSEKINDPTVILTLQQTLDSARVTFENTQKITSDVDELVGDPEFRSNLRRLVNGLSNLVSSSQQLQKQMATVEKLQGQTQQVVQQIQPLSENIYCNLGGNNLSANENEKAKLISMCNRARQNTPQLSPVRPLLIPKEPLSQRLGNN; encoded by the coding sequence ATGCTGAGGTCCCGGTCTATACGAGAAGGAGCGGTGGGATTATTTGCTCTTTTAGGATTAGTGATTTTTGGGGGAATAACCATTTGGTTGCGGGGGGGTAACTGGGGTCAAACATCCTATCGACTTATCGTTTATTTTGATAATGTTGCTGGTTTACAACTCGGCGCTCCTGTACAATATCGAGGTGTTCAGGTAGGAAGATTAACCGCACTCAAACCCAAAGATAACCAAGTAGAAGCTATCCTAGAAATCAGTTCAACCGATCTACGCATTCCTCGCAATGTAACCATTCAAACCAACCGTTATGGACTCATCGGAGAGCCAGCGATTGACATTACCCCAAACGCTCAACTATCCCCTCAAGCTCAATCCATGAGTCCCCTTGGTAAACAATGCAATCAACAGTTAATTTTGTGTGATAATACTCGTATTCAAGGAGAATCAGGGGGTCAACTGATAGAAAGTCTCACCCGCCTGGCTCAAACTTATAGCGATCCAGAATTTTTCCAAAATCTGAACAAAGCCGCCAAAAATGCCAATCTTACCTTAAAAGATATTAGTAGACTGACCAAAGAATTTTCCAACTTATCTAAAACAGCACAACTAGAAATCCGCAAGGTGAGCGGCAATTTTGCTACCACCAGTGCATCAGTGAGCCGCACAGCCGATAGTGCCTCAAATTTTGTCAACAATGCTAATAGCGTACTGTTAGAAAATCGGCAAGCGCTTAATCAAGCCATTAACAATGCTAATCAACTGGTGAGTAATGCCAATCAGTTAGTGGTAGAAAATCGTCAACGTATATCAACGGCCATTGAAAGTATCAATCGGATGAGTGATAGATTAACCCTATTGGCCGCTAATTTGAACAAAACAGCCGTAAAAATTAATACAACCCTAGACTCTGCTAATACAGAAAAAATGGTTGATGATTTAGAAACTTTATTAACTAATGCGGCTGCCGTCTCTAAAGAATTGCGAGAAGTCTCAGAAAAAATCAACGACCCCACCGTCATTTTAACATTACAACAAACCTTAGATTCTGCCCGAGTGACTTTTGAAAATACTCAAAAAATCACTTCAGATGTAGATGAATTAGTGGGTGATCCAGAATTTAGAAGTAATTTACGCCGCTTAGTTAATGGACTATCTAATTTAGTCTCCTCTTCCCAACAGTTACAAAAACAGATGGCCACTGTTGAAAAATTACAAGGACAAACCCAACAAGTCGTTCAGCAAATACAACCTCTTAGCGAAAATATTTATTGTAATCTAGGAGGAAATAATTTATCAGCCAATGAGAACGAAAAAGCCAAATTAATTTCCATGTGTAACCGAGCTAGACAAAATACCCCTCAATTATCGCCCGTTAGGCCTCTGTTAATTCCTAAAGAGCCGCTTTCCCAGCGCCTAGGCAATAATTGA
- a CDS encoding BON domain-containing protein, translated as MMNLTDLIALGTLISATLIVVQLINKPKYLFNLGLIAAGASLLFFIKTLPASAAPEYHFAALAANDTMSQEQADLEEDLKVNPGGGHYTGLEYPERINPNKLLGDQEIQNKVESMSDPKVIVAVTNGSVRLTGRAKDKYEAHDLVENVKKIPGVREVTFDFSLENIT; from the coding sequence ATGATGAATTTAACTGATTTAATTGCATTAGGTACGTTAATTTCTGCTACTTTAATTGTAGTACAACTAATTAATAAACCCAAGTATTTATTCAATTTAGGACTCATCGCAGCAGGAGCATCTTTATTATTTTTTATTAAAACCCTGCCTGCTAGTGCCGCTCCTGAATACCACTTTGCAGCATTAGCGGCTAATGATACCATGAGTCAAGAACAAGCCGACCTTGAAGAAGACCTTAAAGTCAATCCCGGCGGGGGTCATTACACGGGTTTAGAATATCCCGAAAGGATTAATCCTAATAAATTATTAGGCGATCAAGAGATTCAAAATAAAGTGGAATCTATGAGTGATCCAAAAGTCATTGTGGCTGTAACTAATGGTTCAGTTCGCCTGACGGGGAGAGCGAAAGATAAATATGAGGCTCATGACCTTGTAGAAAACGTTAAAAAAATTCCTGGAGTTCGAGAAGTCACCTTTGATTTTAGCTTAGAAAACATCACCTAG
- a CDS encoding NblA/ycf18 family protein: MLQPSEIGNLSLEQQFHLRQFSDHVNNLSREQAQAFLVELYQHMMCKENFYKHFLKHEWGLDSSPFSAA, translated from the coding sequence ATGCTACAACCATCAGAAATCGGTAACCTTTCGCTAGAACAACAATTTCATTTAAGACAATTTTCTGATCACGTCAATAACTTATCTAGAGAACAAGCCCAGGCCTTTCTAGTGGAATTATATCAACACATGATGTGTAAGGAGAACTTTTATAAGCATTTTTTAAAACATGAATGGGGTTTAGATTCTTCTCCTTTCTCGGCGGCTTAA
- a CDS encoding tetratricopeptide repeat protein, whose protein sequence is MSYLKPLSQIIPVIALVFTISISQETGNLANAAQSFEPSPLEIPIKDPLIPSLKRPLTPFEVRRLREALDELDTQAKAQLDAGNTDGAFEIWYRELRLRRFLGNLEEIQALGRVGAIAWDKSRTQDVKNISTRLVLVQQQAQQKGPLTPQLLDAFATAYQQLRKIDQSINIQQQILANARQQGDLPTQTKALTTIGDLYLSRFDYGKAAPIYEDLLKIAQSQQDSYQEGIYLKQLAEIYSETLQPANAVKIKEDLANNYLKNQQIQSIPDIKILIGQDYDTLNQPEKASQNFQEAFSLAWALQQYGAAGKALTQLGDLYRKYKQDDYALQIYGELIKVEQRSYNYYGLMNAYDKIGEIYLSKNNYSSAIAAFQQGLELARAISYNENYFMTKIDQANQKKNAPTSAPTPAPIPTPAPTSPQNR, encoded by the coding sequence ATGAGCTATTTAAAACCATTGAGCCAAATAATACCTGTGATTGCCCTTGTTTTCACCATTTCCATCTCCCAAGAAACGGGGAACTTAGCCAATGCGGCTCAAAGCTTTGAACCGAGTCCCCTAGAAATTCCCATTAAAGATCCTTTAATCCCTAGTCTGAAACGTCCCCTCACCCCTTTTGAGGTGCGTAGACTGCGCGAAGCCTTAGATGAGTTAGACACCCAAGCCAAAGCACAACTTGATGCAGGTAACACCGATGGGGCTTTTGAAATTTGGTATCGGGAATTAAGATTAAGACGATTTTTAGGAAATTTGGAAGAGATACAGGCATTAGGAAGAGTGGGTGCCATCGCTTGGGATAAAAGCCGCACCCAAGATGTTAAAAATATCAGTACCCGCCTCGTACTGGTACAACAACAAGCCCAACAGAAAGGCCCTTTAACCCCCCAATTGTTAGACGCTTTTGCTACTGCTTATCAACAGTTACGTAAAATCGATCAATCTATCAATATTCAGCAACAAATTCTCGCTAATGCCCGTCAGCAGGGAGACTTACCCACACAGACTAAAGCCTTAACTACTATCGGCGACTTATATCTATCTCGTTTTGATTATGGTAAAGCCGCTCCGATTTATGAAGACTTATTAAAAATTGCTCAATCACAGCAAGATTCTTATCAAGAAGGAATTTATTTAAAACAATTAGCTGAAATTTATAGCGAAACCCTGCAACCGGCCAATGCTGTCAAAATCAAAGAAGATTTAGCCAATAATTATTTAAAAAATCAGCAAATACAATCTATTCCTGATATAAAAATTTTGATCGGGCAAGATTATGATACTTTAAATCAACCTGAAAAAGCCAGTCAAAATTTTCAAGAAGCTTTTTCTTTAGCTTGGGCACTGCAACAATATGGCGCAGCCGGCAAAGCTTTAACTCAATTAGGAGACCTCTATCGAAAGTACAAACAAGATGATTATGCTTTACAAATTTATGGAGAGTTAATTAAAGTTGAGCAAAGGTCTTATAATTATTATGGGCTGATGAATGCTTATGATAAAATCGGAGAAATTTATTTATCTAAAAATAATTATTCAAGCGCCATAGCCGCCTTTCAACAAGGGTTAGAATTAGCAAGAGCCATTAGTTATAATGAAAATTATTTTATGACGAAAATTGATCAGGCTAACCAAAAAAAGAATGCCCCAACATCAGCCCCAACACCAGCCCCAATTCCGACTCCTGCACCAACTTCACCTCAAAATAGATAA
- a CDS encoding tetratricopeptide repeat protein, whose protein sequence is MNTNYLFQLVFPHKTLKIYDKIYTLPILVNRKFLRLQEKIQARQQLIKKDNRFFPQWLKVFSSVESISFDEQFNQLEKLIGDYQKIISILNQYQAAYQQFFVVLAEDIKKIVSTKFTELYQAERERLELEKKFQDDEFLGIILSNQKNQIFQNTLILYRSAQLMLKKLELISKSIQKISDDQNSQIQILKNTVDDLSSYYQIYQLQKKIDLIEKDIEKLSDIAINFEQHLIKFLNPFQDLITQVVAVDQELLGIVAQISILAKDILEQETTLTHFEPLEPWTANLIEFILKSQEKENRIPEALEEISREMFLSLEQFQIPETILKETSLSKILNSMSFEVENKLEQFSLKIKPEIAAQLAKDYHRQGMNDYLQKDYQRMRLNLTEAIKHNPFYLNAYYNRGLAYYHLEDYDKAIEDYNQALKLDPQSSYAYNGRGFVYYQLKKYDQALEDYNQALTLNPQLIYAYWNRGLSYHQMEKYFLALEDYNKALLLNSQLTDIYLKIGLIKYEIGAITEAIEQWHKVLLLEPHNPQAKLALAVALYHQEPQNNLGQLVQDSLQLEPRLAEQDFLKSQLWGNQLRGDTQKWLCDPKRLN, encoded by the coding sequence ATGAATACAAATTATCTGTTTCAGCTAGTTTTTCCCCATAAAACCCTTAAAATTTATGATAAAATTTACACCTTACCTATTTTAGTCAATCGAAAATTTTTGCGGCTACAAGAAAAAATACAAGCACGACAGCAGTTAATCAAAAAAGACAACCGATTTTTTCCTCAATGGTTGAAGGTTTTTTCCTCAGTGGAAAGTATCAGTTTTGATGAACAATTTAATCAACTGGAAAAATTAATTGGGGATTATCAAAAAATTATTAGCATTTTAAACCAATATCAAGCCGCTTATCAGCAATTCTTTGTCGTTTTAGCTGAAGATATCAAAAAAATTGTTTCTACAAAATTTACTGAACTATATCAAGCAGAGCGAGAGCGGCTAGAGCTAGAAAAAAAATTTCAGGATGATGAGTTTTTAGGAATAATTTTAAGCAATCAAAAAAATCAAATTTTTCAAAACACCTTGATTCTTTATCGTTCGGCTCAACTAATGCTCAAAAAGTTAGAATTAATTAGTAAAAGTATTCAAAAAATATCTGACGATCAAAATTCACAAATTCAGATTTTAAAAAATACTGTGGATGATTTAAGCTCATATTATCAAATTTATCAACTTCAAAAAAAAATCGATTTAATTGAAAAAGATATAGAAAAATTATCGGATATCGCGATCAACTTTGAGCAGCATTTAATCAAATTTTTAAATCCTTTTCAAGATTTAATCACTCAAGTGGTGGCTGTTGACCAAGAGCTTTTAGGAATAGTCGCACAAATTAGCATTTTAGCCAAAGATATTCTTGAGCAAGAGACAACATTAACCCATTTTGAGCCATTAGAACCTTGGACAGCCAATCTTATCGAATTTATCCTAAAAAGTCAAGAAAAAGAAAATAGAATCCCAGAAGCGCTCGAAGAAATTTCTAGGGAAATGTTTTTGAGCTTAGAGCAATTTCAAATACCTGAAACAATCTTAAAAGAAACTTCCTTGAGCAAAATCTTAAATTCAATGTCTTTCGAGGTAGAAAATAAACTCGAACAATTTAGTCTGAAGATTAAGCCCGAAATCGCCGCTCAATTGGCCAAAGATTACCATCGACAAGGGATGAATGATTACCTTCAAAAAGATTATCAGAGAATGCGGCTTAACTTAACCGAAGCCATTAAGCATAATCCTTTCTATCTTAATGCTTATTATAATCGGGGTCTGGCTTATTATCACCTAGAAGACTATGACAAAGCCATTGAAGATTATAACCAAGCTCTCAAACTTGACCCCCAATCTAGCTATGCTTATAATGGTCGAGGTTTTGTCTATTATCAACTCAAAAAATATGACCAAGCGCTCGAAGATTATAACCAAGCACTGACTCTCAATCCGCAATTGATTTATGCTTACTGGAATCGAGGTCTGAGTTATCATCAGATGGAAAAATATTTTTTAGCTCTAGAAGATTATAATAAGGCTTTATTACTTAACTCTCAATTGACAGATATTTATCTAAAAATAGGTTTAATCAAATATGAAATAGGAGCGATAACAGAAGCTATAGAACAGTGGCATAAAGTCCTCTTACTGGAACCCCACAACCCACAAGCTAAACTAGCGCTTGCTGTGGCTTTATATCATCAAGAGCCGCAAAATAATCTGGGGCAATTAGTTCAAGATTCTTTACAGTTAGAGCCGCGTTTGGCTGAGCAAGACTTTCTCAAAAGCCAACTGTGGGGCAATCAATTAAGGGGTGATACTCAAAAATGGCTTTGTGATCCAAAACGGCTAAACTGA